TGACCCCTATAATGACACTTTGCTTCAGGACTATTTCAAAAAGCTGAGATAGGATCTTTTTTCTCGTCTCAATAATTTCTTAGTAGTGGGGATGGCAGCAAGATGAGTTTACATCAACGAAGATTGGTCCCAAACTAGAATCCACTAGGTCCCAAACATAACAATCTGATTAAGGTAGCAACTCTTGGGACCAAACCCAACTATGAATAGAAAACGAGATTCTAACTATCTCCCAAAAACCCACCCTATAGTCGAAATTTTGGCATTTCCTTTCTTGAAAGGATACGAACTCATTCAAATGCTCAAAATCCTAGAAATTTAACGAATTACCATTAAGCAATGTTACTTTGTTAATATAACAATTATTGAGACGGGTTTGAATATTCGAAATGTCCTAAAGGCTTAAACCGTCCAAACTCTATAGGGTCTCTGCAATATTGTCACAGGTacctggaatttgacattcgaAGAGTTCCTAGTCGGTTCGATTAGTTAACCCAACAAATTGACCTATTATCAACCACATTTAATAGATACATTTCACTAAATCATGCTTGCATGAAAAGTATGGGCATGTCAATTTCTTGCTAGATGTAAGACACATCATGccaaaatccattttcaaaGCAATTTCAGAACGCATCGAACCATATGCTATCTAATTCCTTAAGATGCATGAAGGCAAGCATAGGAACTTAACAGTGCATTGTCACACACATGCACAGTTATATATCCAATTTAGAAATATGAGACTACCTATAGGCTTCTAAAACTGATAATCCCCAAAGAGCACGAGCTACTCACCCTTGTAGATCATGGGAGGCATTCCGATATGTCTTTGTGAGAGCAACCTATCAATCAATGTAGTATGAATGATCAACTCATTTTTCTTGAGCCAAAAttttgaccattaaaaatttACATCAAGATTTGTTGGGATAAATCCATATTCACTGGCTTCTCTCTGCATCTCTCTGTCTTTGACATGTTTAATGGCACATGTCATATTAATCAAGTTCAAAGTTTTCCTATTGACTGCAAGGAAAATGTACATCATGTCCCTAAACTAGGACTAAGTTTCCCACAATGAAATATGTCCTACCATGATAAATCTAAACATAGGCCACAGACAACGGGTTTGAATTGCTAAAAAATACATGCTCAACTTTGCAAGTTCATCCTACTTAAATTTGCTCAGATACTTAATATTCCAAAGatcataataaaatgatgatCCAGCCTCATTGGGATCAAACCTCATCACAACCATGGGGAAATGGGTGGCTCCATACCTATCGATGGCCTTAACCACAATGTTGGGATCGAACCTCATCATCACAACCATAGTGTACACCCTAACGACAACAGTCCCAAGACAAAGCGATGGGccatatatgtgaaaaattggTAGGACAATGAAATACACATTCTCGAAGTTTGAGTAATCGTACTAAGAAATTTTGAACCTTGCAAAGAGCTTGCACATGGTGATGAAATTACCCTGTGTGAGCACAACTTGTTTGCTCACGACCATGGTGTTGGATGAGTACATTATAGACCCAGCATAGAAGCACCAGCGATGAATGCAGGGCAAGATGATGAAGCACCAGTGATGTGCTGGAGGTGGCGGATTTGAGCTCAGCTATGATGAGCACGCTCTTGGAAGGGAGAGATTTTCGAAAGAGGGCTTCATGCAGCTTGAGGGAGTGGCGACAACAGAGGCAGGGGTGGAGGCAAAGACGAAGGCGATGTGCCAAAGGCGCAGATCTGAGCTCGGATGCGACGAGCAAGCTTCTAGGAGGGAGAGATTTTTTAAAGAGGGCTTCGTTGCTTGAGGGAGTGGCGATGGTGGAGGCGGAGATGCAGGCGACGGACCGGAGCTTGAGATGTGACGGGCAGGCTCCCAAGAGATATTTGAAAGAGGGCCTCGTGTAGCCTGAGGGGGTGTCTCTAGGACAGCGGAGGCATCGTGCTAGAGGCGGCGGAGGCGTCGTGCCGGATGCGATCGGCGGGCTATTGGGAAGGAGAGactttttagagagagagagagagagagatagagagggagagTAATTTCGTGCAGCTTGAtggagaagacaaagaagagagagggcgCTTCAAATGCGAAGGCGGGAGAAGATAGAAAAGGACGCAGcaattaatgaagagagagaatgagaaagcaaaaatttggctaaaaaaaaGGGGACCCAGGCTCCAGGTGGCGACACGTGTTGCATCCTGATTGGGCAAGCATACGGTGACATGGAGCGCCCggcccacccaatattttctccccacCATTGCTGGCCCTTCATGGCAACGGTGGGGTGACATTGGCGGTAGCAAGGGCTTGTAGAGCTCTAGccattttccttcccttccattttttaaaaaaaataatttttatctaatactataaaagaaaatattaaaaaatgcaaaggaTGAAAATGCTCTTATTAATTAATGAGTTAGACCATTCTTTAAGATTAACATGGCAACTTTAGGCACTTAAttgaaataatattcatttCAAGCCTTTATTGTAAAAAAATAGTGGcactttaggtttttatttaaaataaagtcaatttcagatccttatttgagaaaataaatgcatttcagactcttatttggaattttcccaactTTGATGAAGGAAAGTTTGGCTTGCCGTTGGTATCGGTCACTCGTTATCAAGGGGCCATATCTTTTTGAGTGATTCTCGCGGTGAAAAAGTTGGTGTTTAGACTTAGAAGCCTTTCAATGAACACATCTTGAAAGCCTTTACTTTAGATTTTGTTTGATCTATTGTGTTGAGAAAGCTGGAATGCTCCAAAGGACAAATCTTTGGGTGATTGAGCACCGAATTGTTTTATTTACccaaatcaatcaaggaaaatagtccaaaaaatcattgactttttgcacttttatcaattctattataaatttttttattttttgtcaattgagtccattcaatcaattttgactggaaGTCATTAACATGGACACTAGCGATGTCATGTAAGATGGTTGGTACcgatgtaaataatttttaaagatattttaatattttaatattttttattttttcatttttttttcttctttctcttacCGGTCACCAGTTGGCCTTGCTTGCCATAAGTAAGGCGCGGTcaagcaagggcgagcctcgcccatgctAAATTTGGCGAGGTCGGCTCTCGCCTAGGCCAAGGTAGTCACACTGCATGTTGGCTAGGCTATTGGCTAGGCGAAGGCAAAGCACGGTGGCACTGACCCTTGCCCAAGCTAGGATGCCTTCGCCTGGGCAAGGGCGCGAGCAAGACCCGATGAGGGTGGCCTCATTTGGGCTAATGCTCCCTTCACCCGACAAGGCCTCACTGTGGAGGGCAAGGCCAGCTCACTTGGCCATGGCAGGTGGTTGGGCCATTAGCAaacgaaagaagaaatggagaaaaaaaaaaatgaaaaattagaaaaattaaaaattaaataaaaaaattcgaaatatatcaaaatattattaaaaattattcacgtcaacATTAATTATGCCAGGTACAATGGTTAATATCCATGTTAACAAAGATGGattcaaatggaaaaatatgaaaagttttataactgaaatgacaaaattaaaagatttacaattgaattggcaaaaatataatatgtttaagatttttggataaattttccaatcaattatcaAATATCGAGATTATGAATTtcgttatttattttttatttggggatTGTAATGCTTCTCTCATTTAAAGCATTGTGCTCCCAAAAACACatggaattttttctttcatcatgATTTGTACAATTTGCACTATTTTCATTCTCATAACATGtctattgatatttttttttggtcaaaagaaaaatacattcATATATtagaataataattttgaagCACATAGAAAGCTTTCGAGCTTAATAAATCCCAAACCGTGGAACAAATTAAAAGccaaaaagcaaataataaagCATAGTTTTGCAGTTGGATACACACTCTCATCCCTCAAGAATAGATATGACATCGTAAATGATCGACGGTCAATTACCAAATTCAATGATGAGCTCTCACCAAGATCTCTCATTTCATTTACAACTACATAGTGCACGTTTAAGTTTAACATCCTCATCACGGTCATCATGCAAAGACATTGACATCAAAATGTTGAAGAAATACAGATCAAATACCTAAAAGGAGCTCCCATATCTATATTTAGATTTAATTCGAGAGagtaaaaaccctaaaaaacttGACTTGAATCTAAATTGAAATATGAGAGCGATCTAATGTCGAAAAGGTTGTGGAGGCAAGTTACGAGCATCTTGTTCGATGGCTATTGACTACACGGATGGCTGAAATGATTTTCACATTCACCTAAGATCAGCTGTAGAAATTTTTTCACGTACAAACTCTCAAAatagatgagaagaaaaaaagaaagaccagATAGTTTCAAAAGAGGGAAGACGGGGACAGAGAGGCAGATGGGGTACGGAGGGGGGGGCGGCGAGCAGGTCCCTCTCTCTTCCTGTCAATATATattacacattttttttttttttgtctttttgaccAAAGGCAGCAAGCTTTTACACTGCTCgtctccaaaataaaaaagtaaggGGGTTTGTCATTAGTGGAGAATAAGGTACCATATGTTCAATTGAGACTAACCATCTTTGCGGGATTTAATAGTTTCATCCATTGTATTTGCTAACTACGGGAGACAGGACAATTTTATCGTGCCTTCCCAACATCACTCTTTCCTACTTGGGAGTCATTATAAAAGCCATCGTACATCCCATGAGAAAGCAGTCTCGTTTTGTGTTAAATTTGGACATTACCAATTTTCAGTCATGTCCTTATGTGATGATTTACCTTTTATGTTACTTATTACATAAAGGTTCTAATTTACCAGTTTTTACACAAATATGTAATTTGCATTCAAGACACCCAATTGCAACCTAGCAAAAATCCAATTTGTTCTAAACTaaaattgttgttttctttgaGCATAGACATTTCGATGGACATTAAAACCTCCACAAACCTTTACCAAAGTTGAAGCCACGTTTCACCTTTtctgtgtgtgtatatatgtatgtcATTTGGTTGGTAAATCATACAATTCCTAGATCAAATTTGGCTTAAACTCAACCAGTTTTTTGATGACTAGCTTCATATATGGATTCAACCTAAGATCTCTTGTTCGATGGCTTATGTCGATTGACAAACTGAAGGAGAAACCCTAATACATCGTATTGATAGGCAGGAGCTATAGATGTATGATTCGACTACTGAGACAATAGGGGactttggaaattaaaaatagagtCCGAGTATAAATTAAGAGGTACCCATGtgatagatttaggatttataTGGTTGTATTTATATGCAAAATGTGTCATGCATAAAATCCCGTGTGAACTCGCGtgtctttcaaaaaaaaaatccaagagcaagaagacaaaaatgaaattaaatatcAACACCGATATGTGATTTGTCCTCGGAGGAACACACATTGGGTGGTCACAAGTACACCGTATATAGAAAGATAGggtcttaaatattttcgtagGGAAATAAACTGTTCCCTTGATACTGCAGCCAAACGTTATTTTAGGTATCTTTTAGCCCGAGATTGGGATGCATTTAAAAAGCCAACCTATCGGCCAAGACAAAGCTGCGAGCCCGATGCAAGCACCCCATTGTCCCCAGCCCAGCCTATGGGTGTTGGCAAACCTCTTCAGAAACTCCACCATTACCACCTGAAGAAATATGGTCATGCTAACGATCCACAAGAGCAACTTGTTCTTATGTATCCCTTcgaacacattcttttcctccagCTTCCTGGCGTTAAATACGTTGAAGACCTGGCAGAGGACGAAGCAGTTGAAGATAATTGTGTCCTTCACTTTCTCGTCCATTCTAAAGATGGAACTCCCCTTGAATTGTAGGGTCAGGAGCACGACAACTTGGTACAAGGCCTGAGATGTGAGATTCCTCAACATGACTCTGTTGATAAGCGGCTCCGAACGTCCAATAGGGGGCTTTCGCATGAGATCATTTGCGGGTCGCTCCGTGGCGAACGCCAAAACTCCCAGGGTGTCCATGATCAAGTTCACCCAAAGAAGCTGGACTGCCGTAAAAGGGACCTCACCGGAAGAGACCACAGCAACGAAGTCGATGATGAGGGCGGCCACATTCAATGTGAGCTGAAACTGGATGAACTTTTGAATGTTGTTGTAGACGCACCGCCCCCACCTCAGCAGAGTCACCACAGAGGCGAAATTATCATCCAGGATGACGATATCTGAGCTCTCCTTTGCCACCTCAGTGCCTTGGATGCCCATGAAGAGGCCAATATCCGCTTCTTTTAGGGCTGGTGCGTCATTCGTGCCATCACCAGTGACTGCCACCACATGTCCTTTCTGCTTCAAGCACTGCACCATCAAAAGCTTATCAAATGGGGACGATCTAGCCATTACCTGGATTTTCTCGATTGCTGCCATTCTCTGTTCGGGCGAGTAGTTGCGGAACTGAGCACCCTCTACTatggcttcttcttcaagatctttGTCGGGATTGAGTATCCCACATTCCAAGGCTATAGCTCTTGCAGTGTGCATGTTGTCTCCTGTGATCATTTTGATGTTCACTCCGGCACTTCTACAAGATGCCACTGCGTTTCTCACGCCCGGTCTGCATGGATCCTTTATCCCCACTATCCCTAACAATATAAGTCCATCTTCCTGAACTCTCCCATGATTTTGAGCAAGTGAaccattgatttttttgtagGCAAATGCGATGCAGCGCAGGCTCTTGTCCGCCATATTTTTTATGGTTGTCCTGAACTCAGACCTCCCTTCATCCTTCATGACATTCACCATCCCATTCTGGCTATAATAATCTGAACACAATGCCAAGATCATCTCAGCAGCTCCCTTCCACTGTATGTGAATGACCTGTTCTCCTCTCCTCCTCACTGCAACCCCgcttctctttttctcagaATTGAATGCCTCGACTTGGATTATCTCCCATTCTTGCTTCAGTTCATCCATCGTCATACCCAATTCGAGCACACCCCATGAAAGTATTGCTTTCTCAGTTGGACTGCCTAAAATTTCAGGAACAGATACAGAAGGTCGCTTTTGGACAGTACCGGTTGTGTTCAGACCGATTCCTTGTAGTAGGACTTCAAGGATGCTGGCTGCCATTTTTCTGGATGCATCTACACTCACTTGTTCTTTCCCCATCCAGAACTCCGTGACCCTCATCTCGTTCATTGTGAGAGTCCCAGTTTTATCTGTGCAGATCGTTGTGGCAGAACCCATGGTTTCACAGGCAGAGAGCTTCCGGACCATGGAATTGTCGCCCATCATGTGCTTTAAGGAGTAGGTCAGCGTCAAAGTGCCGGCCAAAGGCAAGCCCTCAGGTATAGCCACCGCCGCAATGGTCACTGTCGTGGAAACTATGTGCACGACCGCTTTTATCATGTCCCCCGGCTTGGTCTTCCCACTGGTGAATTCTCTGTGTCCAGCCTTGTCTTGGGCGTGTCCAGTGAAGTGGCGTACCATCAAGATGAGAAGTACCAATGCAGCCACCATCAGTCCAACCTTCCCGATGAAGGAAGTCAATCTGTTCAGACGGGCTTGGAGCGGGGTCTCCTCATCTAAGTCGCGGCTCACGGAACTCATCATTTTGCCTCATGCAGTGTTCATGCCAACAGAAGCGACCATCATGCGCCCATAGCCGTCTATCACTTTGGTGCCCGAGAGCAAGAAAGGATTCTCGCTGCAGACTTCAATGTGATCGCTTTCGCCAGTCATGCTAGACTCGTCAACCTTCAGGGAATGGCCATCCACAAACAACCCATCAGCCGGAACCTGGTCGCCAATCTTCAGACACACAACATCCCCTACAACGATATCGGATGTAGAAATCGTTTGCCTCCTCCCATCTCTCACAACCTCCACTCTTGTGTTGCTGCTTTCATTTGAATGTTCCTGGAActgcttttcttgcttttagtTGCTGAGAGCAGAGCCGACCATGAATGGAAAGATGGTGATGATTATACTTCCACCATCATACCAACCTTGTTTAaggtctttaccaaaaaaaaaaaaaaaaaaaaaaaaaaaaccttgtttAAGGCCGCGACATTTGATACCAAATACTAAAGACAAAACATCGGATGCCATGGGAATGACCTTGGTCATGTCTTTGAACTCATCAAGCACGAAACTGAGGAAGTTCTTTGCCGGAGGCTCAATGTACTTATTCGCATTAAAAACATCGGTTCGCTGCATGAGGTCAGTTTTATCCCCGCTCAAGCCATTTTCGAGATTTGTCATGAGAATTGAAGGGAGGCGTTTAATGCCACCAAGTTGAGCAAGAGATTCAAAACTTTTCTCTCTTACCAGGTTACTCAGGATCTTCTGGTCGATGTCTTGAAGTGAAGGGCGATCTCCTTCGCCTGGATTATCATTGCTTTTGAGGTCGACGTTGATGGCAACATAAGAGAGTGACTGCAACAGATCTGTCTTCTTCCCAAGGACTTGTTTTGACAGAGACACGAGAGCCCTCGTGAAGTATATGATTATGAAATCCAAGCGCCATCTTCGCCTATGAATGTTCGTCGTCAGGCTATCGCAGCAGTCAAGCACGGCATCAGTTGCTACTTCGCTAGGTTTAGAAAGCCTTAACGACGACATAAATGAAGAACACAAAGAAACGACAGAAGGGTTTGCTTGGGTTAGCAAAATGCGTTGGGTtctgaggatgaagatgagtcACTGATTGAGTTGGGTTTGAACGGATGGATTTGGTTTTAGTAGGTGATGTTGTCACATTTCTACATATTTAGTGCAGTGTGATGAGAGTTTCCATACTGCCTGAAGTTCACAGGAAAGTTCGCTGCAGCTTCTTGGATAATCTTTCCACGAAGAGGCGTCGGATCTGTAATCACAATTacccaaaataataaattaatccAGGTGATCCACCCGGAATGATCAAAATGAAGTGTATTCAAAAGTGCACTGAAGACTGAAGAGGACTCAATGTCCAGGACCGCATCTCAGGTTACCTCCAGGCTCCTGCGTACGTGTGTTCAAGAGCAGTCTtggtaattatcttattttccCACTTCAGTAATTATAATTTACCTTCTCAGAAATAACCACTGCTACCAAAGGATCCGGAAGAATCTGTATTCCttataaaattcttcaaaacctTCATAACAAAACTGTTATTCTTATAACAGCCCGAAAGCTATCATTGCTAACACAactcatttaaaataaagtgcCTAAAAACTTGTTTGTGCAGTATTAATCTCCTTCCAAGTGGGATTAAAGAATGTAATGATACTAATTGAGTGGGGCCATATGGATGGATTTGGTTTGATTGGCTTTGATAGGTTATGTTGTCCCTTTCATGTTTTTATGTGTGTAGGGCGGTGTAATAGAGTTTTCCCACCGCATGAACTTTATGGGAAAGTTCACTACAGCAACTTCGAAAATCTTTCCTCGAAGAGGTATCAGATCTGTTATCCCAACGACCCAAAATTTTAAAGACGTGTCAAGAAAAGATGTTTGTCCAGTATTAATCTATACCCAAAAATAAGCTATTCAATCGATTATCGatcaataaatttattagtAAAGTACTACCACATGTGGGAGAGCGACTGCAAAACCCACCACGATAGTACTCGTGGATAAGAATCCCTAACAACGCCtctgggattcgaacttctctcCTTCGTGAGGGGAAGAAAGCCCGAGCCAGCTGCGCCGCTGAGGGCAGTGGTTATATTACTGGAACTTTAATACCATATTatgagggaaaaaagaagagaatgattAGGTGATAATATTTAATCTACTGTGAGAATAGCAGTTCAGAAGGACAAAAAATCAGATGATGAATAATTATAGTCCATACAAGTCAATCCTCATATATggaatattaatttttcatatagattcatttcataaaattagTTGTTTATAAAGTAGATGTATAAAAGAAGTGTGGATggttcaataaataaattatattgaattatCAATGGAAATCTACCCTTATCACTTTTGAAAACAATTCTTACATACTTAGAATTActtatcaaaataataaatttttttgggttattgattttgatacaGATTGATAAAATATATTGCTTCCCACTTTCCCAGAAAAGGGTTTTCAAGATTATTCTACCTACAATTTCTTAGCAACACGGTACGTTAAAGTAATGGAACATCCGTACTTCCATGAATAAACAAATGGggcaaaaaaaccaaaaagaagacgGCGAAAGGAACAGAGCCAAGACAACAAATGGCCAATTACCcgtaaaatacaaaaaaaatatttcgttTTCGACGACGAATGTCAATGTGGGGCTCCATTATTAGATTGACCACAAGAAGcacaaatggagagagagagagagagagagagaacccagCTCGTCTTCTAGAACAATGAACATCGgaagacaaaaataaagaataaaattaaagcACAAGTAATCGAATGTTTAAGGCTCGACATACCACCCAAGCTTGATTGAGGCTGATTTTGAGTTAGAATTCAAGTTGAATATGTTTCGAGGAAGCTTGACATTGACTCGACTCGAGTCGACTTAGTCGGTCAATAAGTCTTACTTCGAATTTTGAATTCGAGCTTGATTTTGAGGAAAGAAGCACTATAATTGAGGATATATGATTTAAATCTATGGCATATAATTGCTCGATGAGTTTCACTTGGCTCATCCAACCTGCTATTGCGCCTAATGTACATTTGGTATGCTCTATCTTTCAGCCAAAAGAACACACTAGCTTACCACGTTACATGTGAAAAGGAATAGAGCTCACGGAGAAATTTGAGGGGACAAGTGTATAGAATTGGAGAGGCATCTTCTCAGCGGTCCCTGCTTTGAAAAACACTACGAAAACTGACAAAATATGAATTCGGTAGAGTTGTATTGCTTAGACCTTGGAATTGGGTCCGCTTTTGTTTGAAGCATTCATGGTTCATATCACGGAGAGTGAGTTATCAAacaataatattaacaaaagaagaCAATATATCGGATACGAGATTTATGTAATTCAATTGTAAAGAATTACATCCACATGGAGAATAGTGATGAATTTCATTATAGattgttgaaatataatacGCGAAAACGACATAATCTTGTAATTTACGTCAACAtaaaatcaccagagaaataaataaaaaataatgacactaaaaatttatctaatttGATCTGAGTATCAATATTTACGTTCACGGGAAGAGTTAGCAgtaaataattcactataatagaaaaatcaaagtgTATAATTTCTCACACGCTTGAGTATTTTCcacatttaaatttaatttcaaactcaaagtatttacaaataaataatgtaAACTCACAACACAAAAATCTCCGCAAACAATAAAAACTCATATGCTTGTTCTTCTTTCGTACGGCTccgttgttctttttttttttccttgtgtgCGGCGCTCCTTAGCTTTTTGTGGCACACCTCCAAGAAAAAACCCACGTTAGGTTTTGTATGTGTGCCCAATAAAGTCAACATATTTGACCTGGGCCACCAACTTTAACTTCAACGTGGACTAGTCTTTtgcaggaaaaaagaaatcctTGCTTTTCCTTTACATGGATTCCGTTGAAGAAAGATAACTTCTACCTTTgaataaagataaataaagataataaaatatgtGAGACTCTTTTTGTCCTGTACCTGCACATGATATCTTCCTTACTTATTTTGCACATTCGAAAGAAAAGTCTAACAATGAATTGTTTTTTCATCCAATTTCTAATGCTCGGAAGaaaatctttatcaataaattCAGTTTGACAAATCGTTATTCAAATTTAAACTCGAGACAataatttatcatagataatgcaATATAAGGAGATTTTAGGCTTGatttattcaaatattttcgATGTTTCACAAGTCCCAacacgccaaaaaaaaaaaacacagagagtgtttagttttgaaatttctcaGGAAAGAATCTtttaatctcataaaaaaatacacaaaTCTTGCCGTAAGATTTGACGACTACAAATACTAATCCTTCTTGGTGTAATTGCATGAACAAACTTCAAGGCCAAGCACCCCTGTGAAAAGGGGCTACAAGAAACCTTCACGTCAGCCTCCGTGCTCACGAACAAACCTTGAGAATTGAAATATGGGCCTCTACTCGAGAACTCCACGCGTGAAGGAAACCGAATCAAGCTATCGGTCAACAAAGTCAACATATGggctttcctttttcttttctttttttcgtcttTTATTTCTCTGAAATACGGTGGCCTTATATCGGCTTCACTGCACGACTTCCCCACGgaagtaaatttcatattatGAGATTCAGTTTATTTTAACTTTACTCgcaatttaatttgaattgaGTTCGTTCAACAGCTCAAACTTAAGACATATTTAAACCATTCAAACAAGAGTTTATGAGAGCAACGCAAGTAGATCTCCTCAATTGATGGGTCGCTAGATCCCAAGagaaaagtgtttttttttttggtaaggtaagaataagagaaaagtaTTGTAATATAGTAATACATAGAAATAACATGATCTTATAATTTACATTAACATGAAATTATCGATAAAGACattagaaatttatgtgattaGTCCGAATATCGatacatatatttataaaagagcCAACAATAAATAATAGACTATAACCGAAAAATTGGAGTTTATAGTCGCTTAtacatttgaatatttttcatataattttgtaaataaataTGTAAATTTACACCATAGAATCACCATGCGGTTCGAGACTTACACAAAActcgttcttttcttttcgtacTGCTTCGCGTTGTTCTTTCTTGTGTGGCGGGTAGCTCGTCTCGCCTCAACTGGCGTCGCCCTCACCGAAGAGAAACTGTGTTAGTCAACAAATTTGACCCTGTGCCCCCTGCTTTAATAAATCCAACTGCCATTCGAGGACAGCAAAAGGAGAAAAGTATTTGCCCTCAAAAGTTAAATAACAAAGGAAAGCGTGCCCCACCCTTTGTCCTTTAGCCGGAGGCCTCTGCAGGTCAACGGTGGAGTCCTACACGCCAATGCACTCTTGGACTGTTTCGAAGAGCTAACCCAA
This region of Eucalyptus grandis isolate ANBG69807.140 chromosome 8, ASM1654582v1, whole genome shotgun sequence genomic DNA includes:
- the LOC104417655 gene encoding calcium-transporting ATPase 12, plasma membrane-type-like, coding for MMSSVSRDLDEETPLQARLNRLTSFIGKVGLMVAALVLLILMVRHFTGHAQDKAGHREFTSGKTKPGDMIKAVVHIVSTTVTIAAVAIPEGLPLAGTLTLTYSLKHMMGDNSMVRKLSACETMGSATTICTDKTGTLTMNEMRVTEFWMGKEQVSVDASRKMAASILEVLLQGIGLNTTGTVQKRPSVSVPEILGSPTEKAILSWGVLELGMTMDELKQEWEIIQVEAFNSEKKRSGVAVRRRGEQVIHIQWKGAAEMILALCSDYYSQNGMVNVMKDEGRSEFRTTIKNMADKSLRCIAFAYKKINGSLAQNHGRVQEDGLILLGIVGIKDPCRPGVRNAVASCRSAGVNIKMITGDNMHTARAIALECGILNPDKDLEEEAIVEGAQFRNYSPEQRMAAIEKIQVMARSSPFDKLLMVQCLKQKGHVVAVTGDGTNDAPALKEADIGLFMGIQGTEVAKESSDIVILDDNFASVVTLLRWGRCVYNNIQKFIQFQLTLNVAALIIDFVAVVSSGEVPFTAVQLLWVNLIMDTLGVLAFATERPANDLMRKPPIGRSEPLINRVMLRNLTSQALYQVVVLLTLQFKGSSIFRMDEKVKDTIIFNCFVLCQVFNVFNARKLEEKNVFEGIHKNKLLLWIVSMTIFLQVVMVEFLKRFANTHRLGWGQWGACIGLAALSWPIGWLFKCIPISG